The nucleotide sequence AGAGCTCAGGTAAGGTTTGTACCTGCAGGTACCTAAAAGGTTTGGGTTGGATACCACGTGTCCAGTCCGCCGGCTACTCTTACCCACATGCTTGGACCAGAGGTGGCCAGGGTCTCGGCACATTAGAGTATCCAACCAGGTAGACCCATTACCTCGAGGGTTCCTAGGTCAAGCCTAGAGGTTTGTTTGGAATGGAATTCAGGGTTTACCTCTCGGCCCCTCCATTCTCCCACCCCCAAGCTTGCAGCCCCCAGCTCAAGGCGAGGCCCTGTCCCTTTTTTGTCATCCTTCATAAGAGTGCAGCTATTAAAATGCACTGGTCCAGAACCGCTCGCTCTGGGGAGACATGGTCTTGCTTTCCCAGGCCAGAGGCCTGCTTCTCTTCCCATCCACTggggactatttttttttttttaaggtaaatgCCTTTTCAGTGGGAAGGGGCTGCCTTTGAAGCagtggggggggtgggagagagacaACACCCCCCTTTTTCCTTCCCCCCTTTTCTCTAGCCCGTTCCAGGCCTTTTGCTTCACACATCTAGGGAGAGTAAGAAGAAAGCCCCCAGCCTggcagggagggggctgggggtgggtcCAACCTGTTCTGGAAAGGAAATTAGCACAATGGTGCTGCTGGCCTGGGCGTTTATGGCCTGGCTGAGGCCCCATTCAGGACTCGGGGAAGGTGGCAAGGCTGTCCTTTCCCCCTTGAAGTGCCCCTTCACCCCCCTGAGGGGAGCAACAGGCTGAAGCACAGCTATGCTTGAGGGGCTGTCTGACAAGCAGCTGTCTGCCGCGGAGGAAGGGGAGGTCCCCCACAGCGGGGACATGAAAGGAACAGGCAAAGTCCTGTGGGAGAGGGActtgtgggctgtgggctgtggggggcggggagggcgtGGGCTACTTTTGTGAAAGACTTGAAGGGGGACAAGGAGAGGAGGGGGCTTTGGGGGACTGCTATCTGCCCCTGACCTGGAAGAGACTGCCAGGAGACGGCTGCCCGCCAAGTGGGGCGGACATCCTGaacctgggccagaaggctgaggcGGAGATGGACAGGAACCCACCCCCAGGGAGGCCTGTGAGAGTGAAGCAGCGGTGTGCTCCTCACCACAAGCACTGGTCTCAAGTTTCTCCAGGGAGGGATGCACAGGGGGTCCCAAAGATGTTGTTCTTCTCCTAGAGGTCTGGAAACTCCTGACCTTTACAGACTGGTGCTGGGAAAGGACAGTGACACAAAGTTTGAAGGGGTCAACCCTGTGCAGGTTAAACCTTGGCCTTGAGGTTTCAACCACTCCCCCCTAAATTGATAGAACCCACCCCTCTGTCGAGGATATTGGTCCCTAATCCATGCTGAGCTGGGTCTGGCTCTGTCTTGGTCCAAGTGACTGGCATTCAGCCTGAGACCATTATAGTTAAAATTAGGCAATAGCGGCAGGGAAGGGTTGTCCCTGCCCAAGTCTTGCAGGCTGAGTTGAAGCTAGAACCAGCAGCTGACAACTGTCACCCTAGAGGGCACCTTGGAGATGGGGCAGTGATGTTTCTGTCCTACTCAGGTAAGGCTGGGTAAGGCAAACCCCAGTGTGGAGCTGTGGTCCTGGACAGGCTTGCTGAATGGTGGAAACATTCCTTGAGCCATCCTAGGAGGTGGACTACTAAGTACCTAGATAACTGCCACAGGCAGGTGACCATGAGAGCAGCCGCTGGTACCATCTTCTACTGCTGCCTCTCCCCTACActagggttctctctctctctctctgaagaacCTCTAGGACATTTTTTATAAGAATCtaagagccccacccccaccccatttaaCAAACCATCTGCTCTGTGCCAGGTGTGTGCTGGGGCTGGGACCTTTCAAGGATAGTGGCAGAGTTTGGGGGTGGGTGCGGATCTAGTGATCCTGATTAATGGAGCCAAGACCccagaaaaagaagaaggggTTCTGGCTGTGAGTTGCATGTCCCATGCACCTGTCCTATAGAACATGGGACAGGACACACAGCCTTATAGGTTTCTTCTAGCAACCTGTTATGATTGCAGATATGTACTGTCTCATTGTGTTTCCCAAGACCGACAATCACAAGTTCCCAAAATTAACAACTGGTCCATGCAGCTTCCTGGGAAGATCTCGGGCAGAGGCAGCCTTTAGCTTGCACCATACACTGCAGGGCACACAGCCAGCCCCACTGCACTTAGGTCCTCACCCCTCTCCCCAGATGGGCCAATGGTGGTGTCACCCAAAGCAAATTGACACTATTTTTCCCTTGGTAACCGCAAAGGGGGAGAGTCACCCGTCTCCTAATTTTAACCAGTACGTGAGGGACCAGGGCGCTATGACTGACCAGCTGAGCAGGCGGCAAATCCGTGAGTATCAGCTCTACAGCCGGACCAGTGGCAAGCACGTGCAGGTCACCGGGCGTCGCATCTCTGCCACCGCTGAGGATGGCAACAAGTTCGGTAAGACCTGGCCCTTGCCCCAGGCCACTTGTACCTGCCTAGACTAgtccctgaattttttttttttctccctgctcCCAGGTCAGGGGGCTTGAGGTATTGTGGGCAGAGAGGAAGTCTCTTGATGCTGCAAGCCTGATAGTCTACCATCACTTTGATCTGACTTTAAAGGGCAGACAGTTTGGGGAGAACCCTTGCACATCCCTGAGCCGCAGCCCTGATAGACTAaggtctttcttcctttcttccatcatAGCCAAGCTCATCGTGGAGACAGATACATTCGGCAGCAGAGTCCGCATCAAGGGGGCAGAGAGCGAGAAGTATATCTGTATGAACAAGAGAGGCAAGCTGATTGGGAAGGTGAGTCCTGCACATGGGCAGCAGACAGATGTGTCTTCCCCACTGGAGTAAGGACAGGCAAGGCCACAGCCGCGCATCTCCCTCCTGCTGCTGATCTAATGCACCCCGTTAAAGCTGGGGCTCCTGCTTGACAGGATGAGGTCTTATTTTGGCAACCACCCCATCCCTCAatctatttaatttctttttatttgtctaaagatttatttttctctcatgtgtatatgagtgttttgtctgcatgcatgtctgtgtaccacatgtgtgcctggtgcctgtggaggtagGAAAGgaccagatcctctggaattggagttacagatggttgtgagccaccacataggtgctgggaaggGAACCCAGGTTTCTGCTACAGCAacaacagtcagtactcttaacaacgcaaccatctctccaactctctattgatttttttttctttttttttcgttttttttggatttttggtttttttcgagacagggtttctctgtgtagccctggctgtcctagaactcactttgtagaccaggctggcctccaactcagaaatctgcctgcctctgtctctattgatttttaaatacctATTTCTATCTcacgtgtatgggtgttttatccGCATGCATATCTAAATACCAAATGATTATAGAAGCCGGAAGAGGAGTTAATCCCTCAGAACAGGAgttatgggtttttgttttttgttttttttagcctccatatgggtactgggaatcaaactctggtcctctggaaaagcagccaatgaGCTTAACCCccaagccatgtctccagcccctcaatCTCTATTTATTTAAGAGTCCCTGTAGCTCCTGGCCTGCTGAAGGGACAGGGCATCCACATGAAACCTTGTGCTGCTGTGAGGGACATTCCCCCGGCAGCGACCAGGAGGCACTCACCATCCACATGATGGTGTAGGCGATGTGTTTGTGTGGCAGCCATGTGGAGAGCTGTGAGGTGATGAGGCCCGGAGGCAGGGGCATTCGTGTGCAGTCAAAGCTCTCGCAAGCTCAGTGTGCATGGTGGAAGTGACAGGCGAGACTCACACCGAGCACTGTGAAAGCTCTGTGCGGACAGAGCACCCCACACCCTTAGAACTGTCCAGTCTTCTAGCTCTAACTGGTGCTCTCATTTCTCACCTGTAAGAAGGCAAGGCATGTGGGGTCAAGGGGATGGCTATTTCCCATCCCTCTCTCCGGTCCTGTCTCCAGGACAGCTTTTACCAGGACAGCATAGAATTCTCACCAGCTATagccccaccccccagcactGAATTATTATTACCCGATCTTGGCCCTACATGTGAACATCTGAGGGAACCGAGATTCGGTATTCTCTCAAGGCGTCTTCAGGAGACATAAGTGCTAATGACTTAAGTTCAGCTCTGACTCCATTGGGTTCCATAAAAGTTAGGCCCAAAGGCAAGACAACCCAACAAGGGTAAATGGACAAATTTCCCTCCTCTGCTCCTTTCTTCCGTAGCCAAGTGGGAAAAGCAAAGACTGCGTGTTCACCGAGATCGTACTGGAGAACAACTACACAGCCTTCCAGAACGCCCGCCATGAGGGTTGGTTCATGGCTTTCACTCGGCAGGGCCGGCCACGCCAGGCCTCCCGGAGCCGCCAGAACCAGCGAGAGGCCCACTTCATCAAGCGCCTCTACCAAGGCCAGCTGCCTTTCCCCAACCACGCGGAAAGGCAGAAGCAGTTCGAATTCGTGGGCTCCGCCCCCACTCGCAGGACCAAGCGCACTCGGAGGCCCCAGTCCCAAACGTAGTCAGGGAGGCCGTAGTGTGCACGGCTGGGTAGGTGCCCCTCAGcagcctcccctctcttctctaaCTCATCCAAAGATGGGGACTGGGGTGGAAGGTGGGGAGCCAGACTCCAAAAGGATCCCGAGGGCATGACGTTTCTGATTCCCACTGGGAAGAGACAGTACTTGTGTATCGCAGGGTGGGCACCATTCTGTGGAACGGGTTCGAGGCCAGAGGCAGGCCCCGGGAGAAGAAATATGGTCTCCTTGACCTCAAATGTCTGCTTGCCAGCGTCTACCTGAAATAAGGGGGCAGGCCAGCAGATTCCAGATCTTGCACAACTGTGCTCAAATCTTGCTCCCAGAACCTCCCTGAATCTGAACCAAATATCCAAACTCTTGGCCAGACGGAAGGGACTTACGGTTTTGTTtccaaaaacagacagacagaaaaagaaacaaaagccagTC is from Apodemus sylvaticus chromosome 8, mApoSyl1.1, whole genome shotgun sequence and encodes:
- the Fgf17 gene encoding fibroblast growth factor 17 isoform X1, which gives rise to MGAARLLPNLTLCLQLLILCCQTQGESHPSPNFNQYVRDQGAMTDQLSRRQIREYQLYSRTSGKHVQVTGRRISATAEDGNKFAKLIVETDTFGSRVRIKGAESEKYICMNKRGKLIGKPSGKSKDCVFTEIVLENNYTAFQNARHEGWFMAFTRQGRPRQASRSRQNQREAHFIKRLYQGQLPFPNHAERQKQFEFVGSAPTRRTKRTRRPQSQT
- the Fgf17 gene encoding fibroblast growth factor 17 isoform X2, coding for MGAARLLPNLTLCLQLLILCCQTQYVRDQGAMTDQLSRRQIREYQLYSRTSGKHVQVTGRRISATAEDGNKFAKLIVETDTFGSRVRIKGAESEKYICMNKRGKLIGKPSGKSKDCVFTEIVLENNYTAFQNARHEGWFMAFTRQGRPRQASRSRQNQREAHFIKRLYQGQLPFPNHAERQKQFEFVGSAPTRRTKRTRRPQSQT